One Methanococcus aeolicus Nankai-3 DNA segment encodes these proteins:
- a CDS encoding CBS domain-containing protein, with protein MKIKEIMNPTVYKLSETCTLAEAFNMMQNKGIKRIFVEDFNNKIVGVLSYGDIAEAIVKNSNELLDIMANNIKNISLKEVLTINENHDIKEGAKIMVHAGVSALLVIDDNNNFVGTISQTDILRYTIKENIL; from the coding sequence ATGAAAATAAAAGAAATAATGAATCCAACAGTGTATAAATTAAGTGAAACCTGCACATTAGCCGAAGCATTCAATATGATGCAAAATAAAGGGATAAAAAGAATATTTGTAGAAGATTTTAACAACAAGATAGTCGGGGTATTAAGTTATGGTGACATAGCAGAGGCAATTGTGAAAAATTCCAATGAATTATTGGATATTATGGCCAATAATATAAAAAATATTTCATTGAAAGAGGTTTTAACCATTAATGAAAACCACGACATAAAAGAGGGGGCAAAAATTATGGTTCATGCAGGTGTATCTGCTTTATTAGTTATAGATGATAATAATAATTTCGTTGGAACCATATCGCAGACAGACATACTTAGATATACGATTAAAGAAAATATATTATAA
- a CDS encoding DJ-1/PfpI/YhbO family deglycase/protease, translating to MKILVVIAPENFRDEELFEPLHIFNKNNIDFDVVSTTKGEHTGMLGGKITTTTNIDEIDEKDYCGIVIVGGSGSKEYLWNNNNLINLVKSFYENNKIVSAICISPAVLAISNILKNKRATVFPSNDAIEELLKGGAIYIDEGVVVDKNIITAKNPDYATDFGIKIVELLNIVNLQ from the coding sequence ATGAAAATATTAGTAGTGATTGCACCAGAAAATTTTAGGGATGAAGAATTATTTGAACCATTGCATATATTTAATAAAAATAATATTGATTTCGATGTAGTATCTACTACAAAGGGAGAACATACCGGTATGTTGGGCGGAAAAATAACAACAACCACGAATATTGACGAAATAGATGAAAAAGATTATTGTGGAATTGTTATAGTGGGTGGCTCGGGTTCAAAAGAATATTTATGGAATAACAACAATTTGATAAATCTTGTAAAATCGTTTTATGAAAATAATAAAATAGTTTCAGCAATATGTATATCTCCCGCAGTTCTTGCCATCTCCAACATATTGAAAAATAAACGAGCCACAGTATTTCCATCAAATGATGCAATTGAGGAGCTCCTAAAAGGTGGTGCAATATATATTGATGAAGGTGTTGTTGTTGATAAAAATATAATTACAGCAAAAAATCCAGATTATGCAACTGATTTTGGAATAAAAATTGTAGAATTGTTAAATATAGTTAATCTTCAATAA
- a CDS encoding DUF2226 domain-containing protein, which translates to MNINVIEGNFIKAASNYGEIEQIAKNLTGYLRISVKKDGGFEEGYIFVEGGQKIGYYHIDGMDETTGKKAEELISKMKEQDCMVEVYEYNDNKLNVMKDMFGEIFKIGAPKEEEKTTIKNTDHIYSNNKDYDTVVLNIPEGAPLNMGVSINEYKQYLSGYKLIEVFNKDNNEYKKAYIIYDNNTPILMAYEDNNGVLCGESSKNLAEDLLNNPNSVVDIFDYDINKINILKEYCPKMNLMQNIQTTTENNGEEDEDLNEFMDSLLANNEKKKEEEEHLSKEELMKKLGIRMPDDELIDNYINLISKPTPEELLNLKKDFEEKIHKIISNEENISSYSLDVSVEYDNRYICRCNIEIMPKKKMGFIKKKINIPYIIDKINSMIRENILDITPEVNIIIK; encoded by the coding sequence ATGAATATTAATGTAATCGAAGGAAATTTTATAAAGGCGGCAAGTAACTATGGGGAAATAGAGCAAATCGCTAAAAATTTAACTGGATATTTGAGAATATCTGTAAAAAAGGATGGTGGCTTTGAAGAGGGATATATTTTTGTAGAAGGCGGGCAAAAAATTGGATATTATCATATTGATGGGATGGATGAGACCACTGGAAAAAAAGCAGAAGAATTAATCTCTAAAATGAAAGAACAGGATTGTATGGTTGAAGTATATGAGTATAATGATAATAAATTAAATGTTATGAAAGATATGTTTGGGGAAATATTTAAAATAGGAGCTCCAAAAGAAGAAGAGAAAACCACCATAAAAAACACAGACCATATATATTCCAATAATAAAGATTATGACACAGTTGTTTTAAATATTCCTGAGGGGGCCCCATTAAATATGGGGGTAAGCATAAATGAATACAAACAATATTTAAGTGGATATAAATTAATTGAGGTATTTAATAAAGACAATAACGAATATAAAAAAGCATATATCATTTATGACAATAATACGCCCATATTGATGGCATATGAAGATAATAATGGAGTTTTATGTGGCGAAAGTTCCAAAAATTTAGCCGAAGATTTGTTAAATAATCCTAATTCAGTGGTAGATATATTTGATTATGATATTAATAAAATAAATATATTAAAAGAATATTGTCCTAAAATGAATTTAATGCAAAATATTCAAACTACCACAGAAAACAATGGCGAAGAAGACGAAGACTTAAATGAATTTATGGATTCATTACTTGCAAATAATGAAAAAAAGAAAGAGGAAGAAGAACATTTATCAAAAGAAGAATTAATGAAAAAATTGGGCATACGGATGCCAGATGATGAGCTAATAGATAATTATATTAATTTAATATCTAAACCAACTCCTGAAGAATTATTAAATTTAAAAAAGGATTTTGAGGAGAAAATACATAAAATAATTAGCAATGAAGAAAATATTTCTTCATATTCATTAGATGTATCTGTGGAATATGACAATAGATATATATGTAGATGCAATATTGAAATAATGCCAAAAAAGAAAATGGGATTTATCAAAAAGAAAATAAATATTCCCTATATTATTGATAAAATAAATAGTATGATTCGGGAGAATATATTGGATATAACGCCCGAAGTTAATATTATAATAAAATAG
- a CDS encoding D-aminoacyl-tRNA deacylase: MKYLFINSSKDKAGINIRNNLEKLNNINNNCIIDFFETPKKLTELSKKDLPQDYDYYIFLSKHRSVSEKPTLTVHTSGNLTTDNSHGGNIEEVCCCDAILNTILLVNINKYNNLEKYKKLGFDVSFEAIHHAPTDLDVPSVFVEIGSSEKEWAIDEAGEIMANAIIDTISSIESKSYKKLDKVIAFGGGHYAPRFTKLSLSNKCFVGYIIPKYAKISEKVLQQLIQMQDFDYILFDWKGINSEDKKRYIEFFDKNNILWKKVKDLCY, encoded by the coding sequence ATGAAATATTTATTTATAAATTCTTCAAAAGATAAAGCTGGAATAAATATAAGAAACAATTTAGAAAAATTAAATAATATAAATAATAACTGTATAATTGATTTTTTTGAAACTCCTAAAAAATTAACAGAATTATCCAAAAAAGACCTCCCCCAAGATTATGATTATTATATTTTTTTATCCAAACATAGAAGTGTTAGTGAAAAACCAACTTTAACAGTTCATACCTCTGGAAATTTAACAACAGACAACAGCCACGGCGGAAATATTGAGGAGGTTTGTTGCTGTGATGCTATTTTAAACACTATTTTATTAGTAAATATCAATAAATACAATAATTTAGAAAAATATAAAAAATTAGGTTTTGATGTTTCATTTGAGGCAATCCACCATGCACCAACTGATTTAGATGTCCCCTCTGTTTTTGTTGAAATAGGGAGCTCCGAAAAAGAATGGGCAATAGATGAGGCAGGAGAAATAATGGCAAATGCCATAATTGATACCATATCATCAATTGAATCAAAATCTTATAAAAAATTGGATAAGGTGATAGCCTTTGGCGGAGGGCATTATGCCCCAAGATTTACAAAATTATCATTATCAAATAAATGTTTCGTCGGATATATAATTCCAAAATATGCAAAAATATCTGAAAAGGTGCTACAACAGTTAATTCAGATGCAAGATTTTGACTATATATTATTTGACTGGAAAGGTATAAATAGCGAAGATAAAAAAAGATATATTGAATTTTTTGATAAAAATAATATTTTATGGAAAAAAGTTAAAGATTTATGTTATTAA
- a CDS encoding glycosyltransferase family 2 protein: MKEDIYIVIPAYNEEELIKSTLKKLKDEGYNNIIVVDDGSSDKTYNLAKDEGGVIVCKHIINRGLGGALGTGIGCALLYNPKVIVTFDADGQHDPKDIEKIAKPILEDEYEVVIGSRLMDRDEVKNMPIIKRVGNWGLNFLTYLMGGHFITDSQSGLRGFSYNSAKIVAEQLKSNRYEISSEFVVLIKRNKLKFKEVPIKTIYTEYSMARGTNVITGFKILIKLIFHKLH; the protein is encoded by the coding sequence ATGAAAGAGGATATTTACATTGTAATACCAGCATACAACGAAGAAGAATTAATAAAAAGCACATTAAAAAAATTAAAAGATGAAGGATATAATAATATAATAGTTGTAGATGATGGGAGCTCCGATAAAACATATAATCTTGCAAAAGATGAAGGGGGCGTTATAGTATGCAAACATATTATAAATCGGGGATTGGGGGGAGCTCTTGGAACAGGTATTGGCTGTGCATTATTATATAATCCAAAGGTAATAGTTACCTTTGATGCAGATGGTCAGCATGACCCCAAAGATATTGAAAAGATTGCAAAACCAATTTTAGAAGATGAATATGAGGTAGTAATTGGTAGTAGATTAATGGATAGAGATGAAGTAAAAAATATGCCAATTATTAAAAGGGTGGGCAACTGGGGTTTAAATTTTTTAACATATTTAATGGGCGGACATTTTATAACAGATAGTCAAAGCGGATTAAGGGGCTTTTCATACAATAGTGCAAAAATAGTTGCCGAACAATTGAAAAGTAATAGGTATGAAATTTCTTCTGAATTTGTCGTATTGATTAAAAGAAATAAATTAAAATTTAAAGAAGTTCCCATAAAAACAATATATACAGAATATTCAATGGCAAGGGGAACAAATGTAATAACTGGGTTTAAAATACTTATTAAACTCATATTCCATAAACTGCATTAA
- the feoB gene encoding ferrous iron transport protein B → MENTVSLVGQPNVGKTTLFNLLTGMRQKIGNWAGVTVEKKEGILKDGSNKEYAVVDLPGIYSLMSDSIDQKIARDYILKYSDIVVNVVDTPNINRNLYLTLQLLELGKFPILCLNLIDEAEKHGLQLDIKKLSEKLGNLPIITSSGRFGIGVEELKNAIYSYEYKEPPIIKYSDILEDGINKVVEKINEYYPNNAIPDKFKTVPKRWIALSLFERDPDVLESFNNPKLMDFVQQITEKIESEIKHDIESYIVEQRYKKSDKILKDVIKEQNQVYDDIDPIVLHPIYGLCIFGIVMYLMYSFVFGVGNIFSGYVAMIFEYVGNYLTYALPPQYVGVVVDGALAGVGGVLEFFPMIVLIMLSLSLLEDTGYLSRVAALMHKYMSKMGLGGKSIIPFIVSFGCTVPGLMASRFMSNHKERLITLLMAPMMPCSARFIIIGFMAAAFFPENTVLFTIAIISIMFGVIWTVSYILSKLIKGKSEEFIFELPPYRTPDWNNILKSTWDKSKSFLKKAGTVIVAGSVAFYWLLNYPTVDNSYAIAIGRTLEPITLLMGIDWRGALALLFGIVAKELVVSTMDIVYGGNYANILTPLNAFVLCIVSVLYVPCVATIAAFYVETKSIKWTTFSILFQTFVATIVGIIIYNAGTMMGF, encoded by the coding sequence ATGGAAAATACCGTGTCATTGGTGGGTCAGCCAAATGTTGGAAAAACCACATTATTTAATTTACTTACTGGAATGAGACAGAAGATAGGAAATTGGGCAGGAGTTACAGTAGAAAAGAAAGAAGGAATTTTAAAAGATGGTAGTAATAAAGAATATGCAGTTGTAGATTTGCCCGGGATATATTCTTTAATGTCTGATTCAATAGACCAAAAAATAGCAAGAGATTATATATTAAAATACAGTGACATTGTGGTTAATGTAGTTGATACCCCCAATATTAATAGAAATTTATATTTAACTTTACAACTTCTCGAACTTGGAAAATTTCCCATATTATGTTTAAATTTAATTGACGAAGCCGAAAAACACGGATTACAACTCGATATTAAAAAATTAAGTGAGAAATTAGGAAATTTACCTATAATCACTTCCTCAGGTAGATTTGGAATTGGAGTGGAAGAATTAAAAAATGCAATATATAGTTATGAATACAAAGAACCACCTATAATCAAATATTCTGATATTCTTGAAGATGGGATTAATAAAGTTGTGGAAAAAATAAATGAATATTATCCCAATAATGCCATTCCCGATAAATTTAAAACAGTTCCAAAAAGATGGATAGCATTATCATTATTTGAAAGAGACCCTGATGTATTAGAATCATTTAATAACCCAAAATTGATGGATTTTGTGCAACAAATAACGGAAAAAATTGAGTCTGAGATTAAACATGATATTGAAAGCTACATTGTAGAACAAAGATATAAAAAATCTGATAAAATTTTAAAAGATGTAATAAAAGAACAAAATCAGGTATATGATGATATTGACCCCATAGTATTACATCCGATATATGGACTTTGCATTTTCGGTATTGTAATGTATCTTATGTATAGTTTTGTTTTTGGTGTTGGAAATATATTCTCAGGATATGTGGCCATGATATTCGAATATGTTGGAAATTATTTAACTTATGCCCTACCTCCGCAATATGTTGGTGTTGTTGTTGATGGAGCTCTGGCAGGAGTTGGTGGTGTGTTGGAATTTTTTCCTATGATTGTATTAATTATGCTTTCATTGTCATTATTGGAGGATACAGGATATTTGTCCAGAGTAGCCGCACTTATGCATAAATACATGTCAAAAATGGGATTGGGTGGAAAATCCATTATCCCATTTATTGTTAGTTTTGGTTGCACAGTTCCAGGATTAATGGCATCTCGGTTTATGTCAAATCATAAAGAGAGATTAATTACCTTATTAATGGCTCCAATGATGCCATGTTCTGCACGGTTTATAATTATTGGGTTTATGGCAGCGGCATTTTTCCCAGAAAACACAGTATTGTTTACTATTGCTATAATAAGTATAATGTTTGGAGTAATTTGGACAGTATCATATATATTGAGCAAATTAATAAAAGGAAAATCTGAGGAATTTATATTTGAGCTCCCGCCATATAGAACTCCTGATTGGAATAATATATTAAAATCAACATGGGATAAAAGTAAATCTTTCTTAAAAAAAGCAGGGACTGTAATTGTTGCTGGTTCTGTTGCATTTTATTGGCTTTTGAATTATCCTACTGTTGATAATAGTTATGCTATTGCGATTGGTAGGACATTAGAACCAATAACCTTATTAATGGGCATAGATTGGAGGGGGGCTCTGGCATTATTGTTTGGAATTGTGGCAAAAGAGTTGGTAGTATCTACTATGGATATTGTATATGGTGGAAATTATGCAAATATCCTGACACCATTAAATGCTTTTGTGCTATGTATTGTATCTGTGCTTTATGTCCCGTGTGTGGCCACAATTGCTGCATTTTATGTTGAAACAAAAAGCATAAAATGGACTACATTTTCAATATTATTCCAAACATTTGTGGCTACAATTGTAGGTATTATAATTTATAATGCTGGAACGATGATGGGATTTTAA
- a CDS encoding FeoA family protein gives MVESLSNKSPGTYTVLNMNGDFKKLCELGIRIGSKITIISSNIDPMIIRVGNSKIAIGKEIANYILVE, from the coding sequence ATGGTGGAATCTTTATCAAATAAATCTCCTGGGACATACACTGTTTTAAATATGAATGGAGATTTTAAAAAATTATGTGAATTAGGAATTAGGATAGGTTCAAAAATAACCATCATTTCTTCAAATATTGACCCAATGATAATAAGGGTAGGAAATTCAAAAATAGCAATAGGTAAAGAAATAGCAAATTATATACTTGTTGAATGA
- the rpiA gene encoding ribose-5-phosphate isomerase RpiA yields MARKKAVKVEADPRLNAVNEALKFIKDGMIVGLGSGTTANLFIAELGKKISEEGLNVFGVPTSFESRMMAIQYGIPLVSLDEYGELDIAVDGADEVNKETLNVIKGGGGCHTQEKIIDYCAKELIIIVDESKLVDSLGENTPVPLEVLPFAYSSVLNELLKMNSAPSIRMADKKMGPVITDNGNMIIDVFIDLNNPEEVEKQLNNIPGVVENGIFTKVDKVIVGKSDKAEILKK; encoded by the coding sequence ATGGCAAGAAAAAAAGCAGTTAAAGTAGAAGCTGACCCAAGATTAAATGCAGTAAATGAGGCCCTTAAATTTATAAAAGATGGAATGATTGTAGGATTGGGCTCAGGGACTACGGCAAATTTATTTATCGCGGAATTGGGCAAAAAAATATCGGAAGAGGGTTTAAATGTATTTGGAGTTCCAACATCATTCGAATCTCGAATGATGGCTATTCAGTATGGCATCCCATTGGTATCTCTTGACGAATATGGAGAGTTAGATATTGCGGTGGATGGTGCTGATGAAGTGAATAAAGAGACATTAAATGTTATAAAAGGTGGCGGTGGTTGCCATACTCAAGAAAAAATAATTGATTATTGTGCAAAAGAGCTCATAATTATTGTGGATGAAAGTAAGCTTGTGGATTCATTGGGGGAAAATACACCAGTTCCTCTTGAAGTTCTTCCATTTGCATATTCTTCCGTATTAAATGAATTATTGAAAATGAATTCAGCACCTTCAATTAGGATGGCAGATAAAAAAATGGGCCCAGTGATTACAGATAATGGAAATATGATTATTGATGTATTTATTGATTTAAATAATCCCGAAGAAGTTGAAAAACAATTAAACAATATTCCAGGGGTTGTCGAAAATGGTATATTTACAAAAGTTGATAAAGTGATAGTAGGAAAATCTGATAAGGCAGAAATATTAAAAAAATAA
- the hisF gene encoding imidazole glycerol phosphate synthase subunit HisF yields the protein MLTKRIIPCLDIKNGRVVKGTNFVELRDAGDPVELSKIYNEQGADELVFLDIGASHEKRDIIEHLVEKTADQVFIPLTVGGGIRTTDDFRRILRAGADKISVNTAAIHNPDLIKQSSELYGAQCVVVAIDSKRHYVNEEDLDSKQLEDKNVVKVDKNKYCWFEVFIYGGRKETGIDAIEWAKTAEELGAGEILLTSMDADGTKDGYDIELTKSISTHIKLPVIASGGCGAPQHIHQVFEYGKADAALMASILHYREYTVGELKKYCMDKNIPMRL from the coding sequence TTGTTAACAAAAAGAATTATACCATGTTTGGACATTAAAAATGGAAGAGTAGTTAAAGGAACAAATTTTGTGGAGCTCCGTGATGCAGGTGACCCAGTAGAGTTATCAAAAATATACAATGAGCAGGGAGCTGACGAATTAGTATTTTTGGATATTGGGGCATCTCATGAAAAACGGGATATAATTGAGCATTTAGTTGAAAAAACAGCTGACCAAGTATTTATTCCATTAACCGTTGGAGGAGGAATAAGAACCACCGACGATTTTAGGAGAATACTTAGGGCAGGAGCTGATAAAATATCAGTTAATACAGCGGCAATACACAATCCAGATTTGATAAAACAATCAAGTGAATTATATGGTGCCCAATGTGTTGTGGTGGCAATTGATTCAAAAAGACATTATGTTAATGAGGAGGATTTAGATTCAAAACAGCTTGAAGATAAAAATGTCGTTAAAGTTGATAAAAATAAATATTGCTGGTTTGAAGTATTTATTTATGGAGGTAGAAAAGAAACCGGCATTGATGCTATTGAATGGGCTAAAACAGCTGAGGAATTAGGTGCAGGAGAAATACTTTTAACAAGTATGGACGCAGATGGGACAAAAGACGGATATGACATTGAATTAACTAAATCAATTTCTACCCATATAAAATTACCAGTTATAGCAAGTGGTGGTTGCGGAGCTCCCCAGCATATTCATCAGGTATTTGAATATGGTAAAGCAGATGCTGCACTTATGGCAAGTATTTTGCATTACAGAGAATACACTGTTGGAGAGTTAAAAAAATATTGTATGGATAAAAATATCCCTATGAGATTGTAA
- a CDS encoding MinD/ParA family ATP-binding protein translates to MKIGFYSIQGGTGKTTIATNMAYHLSKIVRTIYVDCDLYGTTAPMLFGFENNVNTLNAYLNGDIPLEDMIQQYDTLSLILCDATPEAFNTNSNPEKVVELINLMEKEFDVVIYDLPPNITEGNLLFVGSERLNNIIMVSNDSIPGIANTLKTADLLDELDIGIIGTVVNMDMGNVQFEEVVDKLLAILPYDKKVEKQYIDNVPIIDIKNSKFRKELIKLSDELAGAYIEEGIATERALNIAKDLRGAIIGEEPLEDKSDEDIDFDMDDFDIEEFNPKRL, encoded by the coding sequence TTGAAAATAGGATTTTATAGCATTCAAGGAGGAACCGGAAAAACCACAATCGCTACAAATATGGCATATCATTTAAGTAAAATCGTAAGAACTATTTATGTGGATTGTGATTTATACGGAACTACTGCTCCGATGTTATTTGGATTTGAAAATAATGTAAATACCCTAAATGCATACCTAAATGGAGACATTCCATTGGAAGATATGATTCAACAATATGATACATTATCACTGATATTATGTGATGCCACACCAGAAGCTTTCAATACCAATTCAAACCCTGAAAAAGTCGTGGAATTAATAAATTTAATGGAAAAAGAATTTGATGTAGTTATATATGATTTGCCGCCCAATATAACAGAAGGAAATCTATTATTTGTGGGATCGGAAAGACTAAATAATATAATAATGGTATCAAATGATAGTATTCCAGGAATAGCAAATACATTAAAAACAGCAGACTTATTGGATGAATTAGATATTGGCATTATAGGAACAGTAGTAAATATGGATATGGGGAATGTTCAATTTGAAGAAGTTGTTGATAAATTGTTGGCAATATTGCCTTATGATAAAAAAGTTGAAAAACAATATATAGATAATGTCCCCATAATAGATATTAAAAATTCCAAATTTAGAAAAGAACTTATAAAATTATCCGATGAGTTAGCAGGAGCATATATTGAAGAAGGAATTGCAACAGAAAGAGCATTGAATATTGCAAAAGATTTAAGGGGCGCAATTATTGGGGAAGAACCTTTGGAGGATAAATCGGATGAGGACATCGATTTTGATATGGACGATTTTGATATAGAAGAATTTAATCCAAAAAGATTATAG
- the dnaG gene encoding DNA primase DnaG, protein MEIGTTKYVIYAKVIVDGYVEKHDIIGAIFGQTEGLLGSDLDLRDLQKSGRIGRIDVELENINGKSYAKLIFPSSLDRVETAIIAATIETLDRVGPCIATIKVLNIEDIRIKKRQYITDRAKELLKSIVDTTIDTYEIAEEIKEFVRSEEIIEMGNEKLPSGPNVEDSDTIIIVEGRADVLNLLRCGIKNAIAVGGTSIPESIIELSKKKTTTIFTDGDRGGELILKEAIQTCDIDYVARAPKGREVEELTKKEVVKYLRSKIPIEQYIQFHSNKCNELLKKSKEYRSNTINNNNDSGKISIDSIISENATNDIGELPVSKTSKNERNNTKVIDENIEKNNQNIKEDNNIEIKQSDISEILKKDCSEQWEYIESLLNDISNTDNIKIITNDNIIKTIHYSELDKIDKSDIQMVMSDMPITQKITDLFHECSPIIIGRDINITKKPAKLKVFSHDMLKNMVCL, encoded by the coding sequence ATAGAAATAGGCACAACAAAATATGTTATTTATGCAAAAGTTATAGTTGATGGATATGTTGAAAAACATGATATTATTGGAGCAATATTTGGTCAAACCGAAGGACTTTTAGGAAGCGACCTTGATTTAAGGGACCTCCAAAAAAGTGGAAGAATTGGGAGGATAGATGTTGAACTTGAAAATATAAATGGAAAATCATACGCAAAACTAATTTTTCCATCTAGTTTAGACAGAGTTGAAACAGCAATAATTGCTGCCACAATTGAAACACTTGATAGAGTAGGGCCATGTATTGCAACAATTAAAGTATTAAATATAGAAGACATAAGAATCAAAAAGAGACAATATATTACGGATAGGGCAAAAGAACTTTTAAAATCAATAGTTGATACTACAATAGATACCTACGAAATAGCCGAAGAAATAAAGGAATTCGTAAGGTCAGAAGAAATAATCGAGATGGGAAATGAAAAGTTACCATCTGGCCCAAATGTTGAGGATTCAGATACCATAATTATTGTTGAAGGGCGTGCTGATGTTCTAAATTTATTACGATGTGGCATAAAAAATGCCATAGCGGTTGGAGGAACATCCATTCCAGAATCCATTATAGAATTATCTAAGAAAAAAACCACCACAATATTTACAGACGGGGACCGCGGGGGAGAACTAATATTAAAAGAGGCCATTCAAACTTGCGATATCGATTATGTAGCCAGAGCTCCGAAGGGTAGGGAAGTAGAGGAGCTCACCAAAAAAGAAGTGGTAAAATATTTAAGGTCCAAAATACCAATAGAACAATATATTCAATTTCATTCCAACAAATGTAACGAATTATTAAAAAAAAGCAAAGAATATAGGAGTAATACCATAAATAACAATAATGACAGTGGTAAAATATCAATTGATTCAATAATCTCTGAAAACGCGACAAACGATATAGGGGAGCTCCCTGTATCCAAAACTTCGAAAAATGAAAGGAATAATACCAAGGTTATTGACGAAAATATTGAGAAAAATAATCAAAATATAAAAGAAGACAATAATATAGAGATTAAACAAAGCGATATTTCTGAAATATTAAAAAAAGATTGTTCTGAACAGTGGGAATATATTGAATCACTATTAAATGACATATCCAACACAGACAATATAAAAATAATAACCAACGACAATATTATAAAAACCATACATTACAGCGAATTAGATAAAATAGATAAATCAGATATTCAAATGGTTATGTCAGATATGCCAATTACTCAAAAAATAACAGATTTATTCCATGAATGTTCTCCGATAATAATTGGAAGAGATATAAATATTACAAAAAAACCGGCAAAGTTAAAAGTTTTTTCTCATGACATGCTAAAAAACATGGTATGTTTATAG